ATGTCATTCCCCTGGCGGTTCAGGGTGGTCGGATCGTGCATCCGGAAGAAGAACCGCAACAGGGCTTCGTAGCTGGTCTTCGTCGGGTCGAATTCGATCCGCACCGCTTCGGCGTGCCCCGCGTGGTTTTCGTAGGTGGCGTTGGGGACGTTGCCGCCGGTGTAGCCCACCTCCGTGGCGATCACCCCCGGCTGCTTGCGCAGCAGGTCCTGCATCCCCCAGAAGCAGCCGCCGGCCAGGGTTGTCACCTGGCGTGCCGCCGCCTCCCGGCCTAAGGGGGGCTCGGTCCCCGACTCCCTTGTCACGCGGTACTGCAGCGGCGTGAGGCGCTGCTTCAGCTCATCGTCGGAATATTTTTTCGCTGCCATCGTCGTCTCCTTTCCTGTTGTCCGGCCGCCGCAACGGGAGAGCCCGGCAATAACTGCCAATACAAGGCAGGTAACCGCAAATATCAGAATCGTAATTGTCCGAGTTTTCATCTTTCCTCCCCGATGTTATATATTATAGGCAATTCTCCGGGCATATCCCAGCTTCGAGGCACCAACTCTTTCTTGAGGTGCCGACCGCAAGACGGTGACCAATGGGTGGGGCAACTCCCCGGTCGAACGCCGGGCCGCTTCTTGACGGTCATGGGAGAATCAACTACAGTGCCACTTTCGCCTGGCTGCCGGCTTTCATCCTGGGCGAGTGGCAGCTCGGTCTTGTGGCGGTTGATGAAGTGTGGGGGAGACGCCGGCAGGGGGAAGCTTTACAGCCATCGTGGCTGAAAATCGTTGGGAGCAGTATGAAGATCTGGATTGATGCCGATGCCTGCCCGCGGGCGGTGAAAGAAATACTCTTCCGGGCTTCGGCCCGGTTGCAGGTGCCCCTCTGTCTGGTGGCCAACAAGAGCCTCGCCAAGCATGCCGGCCCGCTGGTGGAGTGCGTGGTGGTGGCCGATGGCTTCGACGTGGCGGATGACTACATAGCCGAACACTCAGCGCCGACTGACCTGGTGGTCACCGCCGATGTGCCCCTGGCCGCCCGGATCGTGGCCAAGGGGGGGCTGGCGCTCAACCCGCGGGGCGAGCTGTACTCAGAGGAGTCCATCGGCGACCGGCTGGCCATGCGCGATCTGTTGAGCGAATTGCGCGACACCGGCATGATCCAGGGGGGCGGCCCGGCGCCATTCAGCATGAG
The nucleotide sequence above comes from Geobacter benzoatilyticus. Encoded proteins:
- the msrA gene encoding peptide-methionine (S)-S-oxide reductase MsrA, with the translated sequence MQDLLRKQPGVIATEVGYTGGNVPNATYENHAGHAEAVRIEFDPTKTSYEALLRFFFRMHDPTTLNRQGNDIGSSYRSAIFYHDAEQKRIAEKVKAEVDASGKWKRPVVTEIVPAGPWWRAEEYHQDYLVKNPGGYTCHWVRE
- a CDS encoding YaiI/YqxD family protein encodes the protein MKIWIDADACPRAVKEILFRASARLQVPLCLVANKSLAKHAGPLVECVVVADGFDVADDYIAEHSAPTDLVVTADVPLAARIVAKGGLALNPRGELYSEESIGDRLAMRDLLSELRDTGMIQGGGPAPFSMSDRNRFASALDRLLHSKK